The Mycolicibacterium mageritense genome contains a region encoding:
- a CDS encoding 2-isopropylmalate synthase: MFTSSATQTTDQPSFAASFTAPLPRGLRDAGHSASWDSFLAEYAPSTGPLRLGQWRCTDATRPAGRLGPQARNYQATLAIGDTISTSSAAASGPVAALTAMLHERGIAVETTSFHQLPTGGRTATFVRGCDGVRAEWAMGLAEDPEQSALRAVIACANRLLTAA, translated from the coding sequence GTTCGCGGCCAGCTTCACCGCGCCCTTGCCGCGGGGCCTCCGCGACGCGGGCCACTCGGCGTCCTGGGATTCGTTTCTTGCTGAGTACGCGCCGAGCACGGGCCCGCTGCGGCTCGGCCAGTGGCGTTGCACCGACGCCACACGTCCGGCGGGGCGCCTTGGGCCACAAGCGCGCAACTATCAGGCCACCTTGGCCATCGGCGACACTATCAGCACGTCGTCCGCGGCCGCCAGTGGCCCGGTCGCCGCGTTGACGGCGATGCTGCACGAGCGCGGCATCGCGGTCGAGACGACGTCGTTCCACCAATTGCCGACCGGTGGGCGGACCGCCACGTTCGTCAGAGGGTGCGACGGCGTGCGCGCCGAATGGGCGATGGGGCTGGCCGAGGATCCCGAGCAGTCGGCGTTGCGCGCGGTGATCGCGTGTGCGAACCGGCTGTTGACGGCAGCCTGA
- a CDS encoding AAA family ATPase yields the protein MLQTIAIRGYRSLREVILPLTELTVVTGANGTGKSSIYRALRLLADCGRGQVIGSLAREGGLQSVLWAGPEQPSDEAQGTTRTRVISLELGFAADDFGYLVDLGLPQMAGIGPTAFARDPEIKREVVFAGPVLRPASTLVRRANEYAEAAAQSGRGFDELSRSLPSYRSVLAEYAHPHALPELSAVSDRLRDWRFYDGFRVDADAPARQPQVGTRTPVLSDDGSDLAAAVQTIIETGAGDLESAVAEAFDGAGVSVAVTDGLFDVQLRQRGMLRPLRAAELSDGTLRFLLWAAALLSPQPPSLMILNEPETSLHPDLVRPLAGLITAAAARTQVVVVTHSHALLDFLGGATEIELYKQWGETRVTGQGMLDIPSWHWGKR from the coding sequence ATGCTGCAGACCATCGCCATCCGCGGCTACCGGTCCCTGCGTGAGGTGATCCTGCCGCTCACCGAGCTCACCGTGGTCACCGGCGCGAACGGCACGGGCAAGTCGTCGATCTACCGAGCGCTGCGGCTGCTGGCCGATTGTGGACGCGGCCAGGTGATCGGCTCACTGGCCCGCGAAGGCGGGCTGCAGTCGGTGCTGTGGGCGGGCCCCGAGCAGCCCTCCGACGAGGCTCAGGGCACCACCCGCACGCGGGTGATATCCCTCGAACTCGGCTTTGCGGCTGACGATTTCGGTTATCTGGTCGACCTCGGCCTGCCGCAGATGGCCGGCATCGGGCCGACGGCGTTCGCGCGGGATCCCGAGATCAAACGCGAGGTGGTGTTCGCGGGTCCGGTGCTGCGCCCGGCCTCGACGCTGGTGCGGCGCGCCAATGAATACGCCGAGGCCGCCGCCCAGTCTGGCCGCGGATTCGACGAGTTGAGCCGCTCGCTGCCGTCCTACCGCAGCGTGCTGGCCGAGTACGCGCACCCGCATGCCCTGCCGGAACTGTCCGCGGTCTCCGACCGGCTGCGGGACTGGCGCTTCTACGACGGGTTCCGCGTCGATGCCGACGCGCCGGCCCGGCAACCGCAGGTCGGCACCCGCACCCCGGTGCTCTCCGACGACGGATCGGATCTCGCCGCGGCCGTGCAGACCATCATCGAAACCGGCGCAGGCGACCTCGAGAGCGCCGTCGCCGAGGCCTTCGACGGGGCCGGTGTCTCGGTTGCCGTCACCGACGGGTTGTTCGATGTGCAACTGCGCCAGCGCGGCATGCTGCGGCCGTTGCGCGCTGCCGAACTGTCCGATGGGACACTGAGATTCCTGTTGTGGGCGGCCGCGCTGCTGAGCCCGCAACCGCCGTCTCTGATGATTCTCAACGAACCGGAGACCTCACTGCACCCCGACCTCGTGCGCCCGCTGGCGGGCCTGATCACCGCGGCGGCCGCCCGCACGCAGGTGGTGGTGGTCACGCATTCCCACGCGTTGCTGGATTTCCTGGGCGGCGCCACAGAGATCGAGCTGTACAAGCAATGGGGCGAGACCAGGGTCACCGGGCAGGGCATGCTGGACATCCCGTCCTGGCACTGGGGTAAACGCTAG
- a CDS encoding MarR family winged helix-turn-helix transcriptional regulator, translating into MTREAPSHATDRPGDASPFALGLLLRRAHWHAAAVMSEALRPLGIEMRHFAVLLELVNHGPTEQRALVEATGSDKAAIMRVVDDLERKGLAVRKAVPGDRRVRAVEITGKGMELFDAAHVAAGPLAQRLVATLEPGEVAQLKDLLIRFSPHPEA; encoded by the coding sequence ATGACCCGCGAGGCCCCCTCCCACGCGACCGACCGGCCCGGCGACGCATCGCCGTTCGCACTCGGACTGTTGCTGCGTCGCGCGCACTGGCACGCGGCCGCCGTGATGTCGGAGGCGCTTCGTCCGCTGGGCATCGAGATGCGACATTTCGCGGTGCTGCTGGAACTCGTCAACCACGGCCCGACCGAACAGCGCGCCCTGGTCGAGGCGACCGGCTCGGACAAGGCCGCCATCATGCGGGTCGTCGACGACCTGGAGCGCAAAGGTCTTGCCGTGCGCAAGGCTGTTCCGGGAGACCGGCGGGTGCGCGCGGTCGAGATCACCGGCAAGGGCATGGAGCTCTTCGACGCCGCGCATGTCGCGGCCGGGCCGCTGGCCCAGCGCCTGGTGGCCACGCTGGAGCCGGGCGAGGTGGCGCAACTGAAGGATCTGCTGATCCGCTTCAGTCCACACCCTGAGGCGTAG
- a CDS encoding SDR family oxidoreductase has protein sequence MAQGSDFRGKRCFVTGAASGIGRATALALAAQGAELFLTDRDPDGLDKTVADARALGAQVPAHRVLDISDYDQVAQFAADIHASHPAMDVVMNIAGISAWGTVDQLTHQHWKSMIDVNLMGPIHVIETFVPPMVAARKGGNLVNVSSAAGIVALPWHSAYSASKYGLRGLSEVLRFDLARHRIGVSVVVPGAVKTGLVQTVQIAGVDRDDPHVQKWVDRFAGHAVSPEKAAEKILAGVRRNRFLIYTSADIRALYAFKRVAWWPYSVAMRQVNVLFTRALRPKALQR, from the coding sequence ATGGCGCAGGGGAGCGACTTCCGGGGTAAGCGTTGTTTCGTCACCGGAGCAGCCAGCGGCATCGGCCGGGCCACGGCCCTGGCATTGGCCGCCCAGGGGGCCGAGCTGTTTCTCACCGACCGCGACCCCGACGGCCTCGACAAGACCGTCGCCGACGCCCGTGCGCTCGGCGCGCAGGTGCCCGCGCATCGCGTGCTGGACATCTCCGACTACGACCAGGTGGCCCAGTTCGCTGCCGACATCCACGCGAGCCATCCCGCGATGGATGTGGTGATGAACATCGCGGGCATCTCGGCCTGGGGCACGGTTGACCAGCTCACCCATCAACATTGGAAGTCGATGATCGACGTCAATCTGATGGGCCCGATCCACGTCATCGAGACGTTCGTGCCGCCGATGGTGGCGGCGCGCAAGGGCGGCAACCTCGTCAATGTGTCGTCGGCTGCCGGGATCGTGGCGCTGCCGTGGCACAGCGCCTACAGCGCCAGCAAGTACGGCCTGCGTGGGCTCAGTGAAGTGCTGCGCTTCGACCTGGCGCGCCATCGCATCGGGGTGTCGGTCGTGGTGCCGGGGGCGGTGAAAACCGGTCTGGTGCAGACGGTTCAGATCGCAGGCGTGGACCGCGACGATCCTCACGTGCAGAAGTGGGTGGACCGGTTCGCGGGCCATGCCGTTTCACCGGAGAAGGCCGCCGAGAAGATCCTCGCCGGCGTGCGCCGCAACAGGTTCTTGATCTACACCTCGGCCGACATCCGCGCGCTGTACGCGTTCAAGCGGGTCGCGTGGTGGCCCTATAGCGTGGCGATGCGACAGGTGAACGTGCTCTTCACCCGGGCGCTGCGACCAAAGGCGTTGCAGCGCTAG
- a CDS encoding TetR/AcrR family transcriptional regulator — protein sequence MTAESVPEGSSAATRELTPPQARQSRGDRQREAIVKAVRELLEQQSFADLSVSAISERAGVARSGFYFYFDSKYAVLALIVAEAMEELDELTHNFAPREPDESPASFAKRMVGSAAAVFATNDPIMSACTVAQNTDAQIRELMNDFEDVVIAKIVGLVEQDRGARPISEDIPALVRTLTSTTAMTLAHDPAFIGRGEDPQRARDILERLWLNALWGG from the coding sequence ATGACTGCCGAATCTGTACCGGAGGGCAGCAGCGCCGCCACACGGGAGCTGACGCCGCCGCAGGCGCGCCAGAGCCGGGGTGACCGGCAGCGCGAAGCCATCGTCAAAGCCGTGCGCGAACTGCTCGAACAGCAGTCGTTCGCGGACCTTTCGGTGAGCGCGATCAGTGAGCGCGCGGGCGTGGCCCGGTCGGGCTTCTACTTCTACTTCGACTCCAAGTACGCCGTGCTGGCCCTCATCGTGGCCGAGGCGATGGAGGAGCTCGACGAGCTGACCCACAACTTCGCGCCGCGTGAGCCCGACGAGTCGCCCGCCTCGTTCGCCAAGCGCATGGTGGGCAGCGCTGCGGCGGTGTTCGCCACCAACGACCCGATCATGTCGGCGTGCACGGTCGCACAGAACACCGACGCCCAGATCCGGGAGTTGATGAACGACTTCGAAGACGTGGTGATCGCCAAGATCGTCGGTCTCGTCGAGCAGGATCGAGGAGCGCGCCCGATCAGCGAGGACATCCCCGCGCTGGTGCGCACACTGACGTCGACCACCGCGATGACCCTGGCACACGACCCCGCGTTCATCGGACGCGGCGAGGATCCCCAGCGGGCCCGCGACATCCTCGAGCGGCTCTGGCTCAACGCGCTGTGGGGCGGATAA
- a CDS encoding cytochrome P450, producing the protein MATISTPHYLLDQAKRRFTPTPNTLPGMGALEKRLKAKQWDQFVFAEPPAGSGLKPILGDSGLPVIGHMIEIFRGGPDFILELYRKHGPVYYADSPALSAVMALGPDATQAVFSNRNKDFSQRAWDPVIGPFFEGGLMLLDFDEHMFHRRIMQEAFTRSRLTGYVSHIDSVATRVLAGDWVADDPRFLFHPAIKELTLDIASEVFMGHAAGTDRELVTTINQAFTTTTRAGNAIVRKPVPPLTWWRGIQARKTLEDYFSSRIGDKRRSESTDMFSVLCHAQDEDGQSFTDDQIVSHMIFLMMAAHDTSTSTMTTMAYHLAANPEWQDKLREESERIGDAPLDIEALDKLETYDLVINEALRMMTPLPFNFRQAVRDTDLLGYFIPAGTNVVTWPSINHRLPELWTDPERFDPERFAEPRNEHKKHRYAFAPFGGGAHKCIGMVFGQLEIKTVMHRLLRRYRLELPHEGYRPHYDYGGMPVPIDGMPIVLRPLH; encoded by the coding sequence ATGGCCACGATCAGCACTCCGCATTACCTCCTCGACCAGGCAAAGAGGCGTTTTACACCCACGCCGAACACGTTGCCCGGCATGGGAGCGCTGGAGAAGCGGCTCAAGGCCAAGCAGTGGGACCAGTTCGTGTTTGCCGAGCCACCGGCGGGCAGCGGCCTCAAGCCGATCCTCGGCGACTCGGGTCTGCCCGTCATCGGCCACATGATCGAGATCTTCCGCGGCGGCCCCGACTTCATTCTTGAGCTCTACCGCAAGCACGGGCCCGTCTACTACGCCGACTCCCCGGCCCTGTCGGCCGTGATGGCCCTGGGCCCGGACGCCACCCAGGCGGTGTTCTCCAACCGCAACAAGGACTTCTCGCAGCGCGCGTGGGATCCGGTGATCGGGCCGTTCTTCGAAGGTGGCCTGATGCTGCTCGACTTCGACGAGCACATGTTCCACCGCCGGATCATGCAGGAGGCGTTCACGCGCAGCCGGTTGACCGGGTATGTCTCGCACATCGACTCGGTCGCGACGCGCGTCCTGGCCGGTGACTGGGTGGCCGACGATCCGCGCTTCCTCTTCCACCCCGCGATCAAGGAGCTGACGCTCGACATCGCCTCGGAGGTCTTCATGGGCCACGCCGCGGGCACCGACCGGGAGCTCGTGACGACCATCAACCAGGCCTTCACCACCACCACGCGGGCCGGCAACGCGATCGTGCGCAAGCCCGTGCCGCCGCTCACCTGGTGGCGCGGAATCCAGGCCCGCAAGACTCTCGAGGATTACTTCTCCAGCCGGATCGGCGACAAGCGCCGCTCCGAGAGCACCGACATGTTCAGCGTGCTGTGTCATGCACAGGACGAGGACGGCCAGAGCTTCACCGACGACCAGATCGTCAGCCACATGATCTTCCTCATGATGGCAGCCCATGACACGTCGACGTCGACCATGACGACCATGGCGTATCACCTCGCCGCCAATCCCGAGTGGCAGGACAAGCTGCGTGAGGAGTCCGAGCGGATCGGCGACGCGCCGCTGGACATCGAGGCGCTCGACAAGCTCGAGACCTACGACCTGGTGATCAACGAGGCGCTGCGGATGATGACGCCGCTGCCGTTCAACTTCCGCCAGGCCGTGCGCGACACCGACCTGCTCGGCTACTTCATCCCGGCCGGGACCAACGTGGTGACGTGGCCGTCGATCAACCACCGGCTGCCCGAGCTGTGGACCGACCCCGAGCGCTTCGACCCCGAGCGCTTCGCCGAGCCCCGCAACGAGCACAAGAAGCACCGCTACGCATTCGCGCCGTTCGGCGGCGGTGCACACAAATGCATCGGCATGGTGTTCGGTCAGCTCGAGATCAAGACCGTCATGCACCGGCTGCTGCGCCGCTACCGGCTCGAGCTGCCGCACGAGGGCTACCGGCCGCACTACGACTACGGTGGCATGCCCGTGCCGATCGACGGCATGCCGATCGTGCTGCGCCCGCTGCACTGA
- a CDS encoding nitroreductase, with protein sequence MDVYDAVTSRRAVRGFTDRPVPKEVLERVLTAAAWAPSGSNIQPWNIYVVTGAPLAELKKRAVERVESGIAWDSRQFDMYPADMQSPYRDRRAAFGKERYSALGIAREDWEARQRAAIANWDCFGAPAALFCYIDRNLGPAQWADAGMYLQTVMLLLRAEGLHSCPQMAWSQVHETVADVLSPPDNQILFCGMSIGYEDPAVDYIRTGRAPLSETVTFVDA encoded by the coding sequence TTGGACGTCTATGACGCAGTCACCAGCCGGCGGGCCGTGCGCGGTTTCACCGACCGACCCGTCCCTAAAGAGGTGCTGGAGCGCGTATTGACCGCGGCCGCCTGGGCGCCGTCCGGCTCCAACATCCAGCCGTGGAACATCTACGTCGTGACCGGCGCACCGCTTGCCGAGCTCAAGAAGCGCGCCGTCGAGCGTGTCGAGTCCGGCATCGCCTGGGATTCAAGGCAATTCGATATGTACCCGGCCGACATGCAGTCCCCGTACCGGGATCGGCGGGCCGCCTTCGGCAAGGAACGCTACAGCGCGCTCGGCATCGCCCGCGAGGACTGGGAAGCCCGACAGCGGGCGGCGATCGCCAACTGGGACTGCTTCGGTGCACCTGCCGCGCTGTTCTGCTACATCGACCGCAACCTCGGGCCCGCGCAGTGGGCGGACGCCGGCATGTATCTGCAGACCGTGATGCTGCTGCTGCGCGCCGAAGGGCTGCACAGCTGTCCGCAGATGGCGTGGTCGCAAGTCCACGAAACCGTCGCGGACGTTCTCTCACCGCCCGACAACCAGATCCTCTTCTGCGGCATGTCGATCGGCTACGAAGACCCCGCGGTCGACTACATCCGGACCGGCCGCGCGCCGCTGAGCGAGACCGTGACCTTCGTCGACGCGTAA